From Phenylobacterium immobile (ATCC 35973), a single genomic window includes:
- the tsf gene encoding translation elongation factor Ts, whose protein sequence is MAEITAALVKDLRERSGVGMMDCKKALQENDGDINASLDWLRAKGLSKAAKKADRAAAEGLVAGKISADGKTGVLIELNAETDFVSKNETFQNNARAIADVALGVDDGVDAISAGKTAGGELVSDVITNMIATIGENMMLRRAARLTVDQGAVAIYLHNKQGDDVARLAVLVALEGAGDQAVLKEVARKIALHVAGTPMPPLALSPEDLDPAAVEKEKKFLTDQALESGKPIGVVEKMIEGRIRKWQEEVVLLKQPFVMNPDQTIEQLIAETAKELGSPVAVKSFVRFALGEGVDKGPEGPDFAAEVASMSGKA, encoded by the coding sequence ATGGCGGAAATCACCGCTGCGCTGGTGAAGGACCTGCGCGAACGTTCGGGCGTCGGCATGATGGATTGCAAGAAGGCCCTGCAAGAGAACGACGGCGACATTAACGCCTCGCTCGACTGGCTGCGCGCCAAGGGCTTGAGCAAGGCGGCCAAGAAGGCCGACCGCGCCGCGGCCGAAGGCCTTGTGGCCGGCAAGATCAGCGCCGATGGCAAGACCGGCGTATTGATCGAGCTGAACGCTGAGACCGACTTCGTGTCGAAGAACGAGACCTTCCAGAACAACGCCCGCGCCATCGCGGACGTGGCCCTGGGCGTCGACGACGGCGTGGACGCCATCTCGGCCGGCAAGACCGCCGGCGGCGAACTCGTGTCCGACGTAATTACCAACATGATCGCGACCATCGGCGAGAACATGATGCTGCGTCGCGCCGCGCGCCTGACCGTCGATCAAGGCGCTGTCGCCATCTACCTGCACAACAAGCAAGGCGACGACGTCGCCCGCCTGGCCGTGCTGGTGGCGCTGGAAGGCGCGGGCGACCAGGCCGTGCTGAAGGAAGTCGCGCGCAAGATCGCCTTGCACGTGGCCGGCACCCCCATGCCGCCGCTGGCGCTTTCGCCTGAGGACTTGGATCCGGCCGCCGTCGAGAAAGAGAAGAAATTCCTGACCGATCAGGCTTTGGAATCCGGCAAGCCCATCGGTGTGGTCGAGAAGATGATCGAAGGTCGGATCCGCAAGTGGCAGGAAGAAGTCGTCCTGCTGAAGCAGCCCTTCGTGATGAACCCTGACCAAACCATCGAGCAGCTGATCGCCGAGACCGCCAAAGAACTAGGTTCGCCGGTCGCGGTGAAAAGCTTCGTGCGCTTCGCCCTCGGTGAGGGCGTCGACAAGGGCCCCGAAGGTCCGGATTTCGCGGCGGAAGTCGCCTCGATGTCCGGCAAGGCCTGA